Proteins from a single region of Acidimicrobiia bacterium:
- a CDS encoding PglZ domain-containing protein — protein sequence MSVLRNNVADSLAKKVSAYGVVVWDDPEGSYVDEAPSLVREDVGFAAYAGSWYRLRREIEDSMGGSELPRLVVYVPVEPPAEDPLAEVRAATGLDRSFKLLLGTALRQSLEGQLTIERIEEVARSARTLTEAEEILEQGGGGPVLLTKRFGTAEPVEIMLRIACSGAGDVFSDDAFRTEVDRFLEQQLGGQFGGTGDLGTAIAQRLVAAELVRSGVATGAAAATPGQVDRAIEVLRRWQADRQRLSDLRSRMEGALEGLDLDALGWVPELAQLDSSPALDELALAHYLNLYTAGDYDQAAALAAVRRSSFWAKWDADLPWQSRWEIAHAASQLQALCLDSNATGAKPESVLADYEATTWQVDAEHRRLELGMTRLDELGDLEQPMQAARIAYEGWLDQYLRSFTAGVAARGLANGSLLRQGEVHDRLVEPYVRKGSQVAYFFVDALRYELGRELAASLQRAFGEDAVRVEGALGAAPSITLVGMANLCPNAHTALRLELDGREKLMVSIDGSPVMTPPERLSLLQAAHGHVVDIVLDDLVTQGESDLKERINGAKVVMVRSTEFDEAGEAGKLAVAHTSFPIIVEHLRRAVAKLSLAGVTRFVISSDHGFLILSRDVGQHRIIPKPGGKGEVHRRVFIGTGGAAGDELIRVPLSAVGIPGDLDLLVPRGLGLISAGGARGFFHGGISPQEMLVPVITVELEAAAGTEPLTVEVAISGKVTSRIFTGKLFLKSGLFSVEPIDVSVNAVRISDGAEIAKLVAAGGAEVAEGVVRLAPDSEALVSFQVIADLDKGDKVELRVMDVKTDRRIGRSKPAPVAAPVLVEADLDA from the coding sequence ATGAGTGTTCTCCGCAACAACGTGGCCGACAGCCTTGCGAAGAAAGTCTCGGCTTATGGCGTCGTGGTGTGGGATGACCCGGAGGGTTCCTATGTGGATGAGGCGCCGTCTCTCGTTCGAGAGGATGTCGGGTTCGCGGCGTACGCAGGCAGCTGGTATCGGCTTCGCCGTGAGATTGAAGACTCCATGGGAGGGTCCGAGCTCCCGCGACTCGTTGTCTACGTTCCTGTCGAACCGCCGGCCGAGGATCCGTTGGCAGAGGTCCGCGCTGCCACCGGCCTCGATCGGTCATTCAAACTGCTCCTCGGTACTGCCCTCCGACAGTCACTGGAAGGTCAGCTCACCATCGAGCGGATCGAGGAGGTTGCCCGCTCGGCTCGGACACTGACCGAGGCCGAAGAGATTCTCGAACAGGGCGGTGGGGGGCCAGTCTTGCTCACCAAGCGCTTTGGCACTGCCGAGCCCGTGGAGATCATGCTTCGTATTGCGTGCAGCGGCGCAGGCGACGTCTTCTCCGATGACGCATTCCGGACCGAGGTTGACCGCTTCCTTGAGCAGCAGCTGGGTGGTCAGTTCGGCGGCACTGGGGACCTGGGTACAGCCATCGCTCAACGTCTCGTTGCTGCCGAACTCGTCCGGTCGGGAGTAGCGACGGGAGCGGCCGCGGCTACTCCGGGCCAGGTCGATCGGGCGATCGAGGTGCTGCGGCGATGGCAGGCAGATCGGCAGCGCTTGTCGGATCTTCGGAGTCGCATGGAGGGTGCGCTTGAAGGCCTGGATCTCGATGCCCTCGGGTGGGTACCGGAGCTGGCTCAGCTTGACAGCAGCCCCGCTCTCGATGAACTCGCTTTAGCGCACTACCTGAATCTGTACACAGCGGGCGACTACGACCAGGCGGCAGCGCTTGCCGCAGTTCGGCGGTCTTCGTTCTGGGCGAAATGGGACGCGGACTTGCCGTGGCAGTCTCGATGGGAGATCGCCCATGCGGCTTCACAGCTTCAGGCGCTCTGTCTGGACTCAAACGCCACAGGCGCCAAGCCGGAATCGGTTCTCGCTGACTACGAAGCAACGACATGGCAGGTGGATGCCGAGCATCGTCGTCTTGAGCTTGGCATGACCCGTCTTGATGAGCTGGGTGATTTGGAGCAACCCATGCAGGCGGCCCGGATTGCCTATGAGGGATGGCTAGATCAGTACCTTCGCTCCTTCACGGCAGGCGTTGCTGCCCGCGGGCTGGCGAACGGCTCCCTTCTACGACAAGGCGAGGTGCATGATCGACTCGTCGAGCCGTATGTCCGGAAGGGCAGCCAGGTCGCCTACTTCTTCGTGGATGCCTTGCGGTACGAGTTGGGTCGTGAGCTCGCCGCCAGTTTGCAGCGCGCCTTCGGGGAGGATGCGGTTCGGGTTGAGGGGGCTCTCGGGGCCGCTCCGTCGATCACGCTGGTGGGTATGGCCAACCTCTGTCCCAACGCCCACACTGCGCTCCGTCTGGAACTCGATGGTCGTGAGAAGCTCATGGTGTCTATTGACGGGTCTCCTGTGATGACGCCGCCGGAGCGTCTGTCGCTGCTCCAAGCGGCCCACGGCCACGTGGTCGACATCGTTCTCGACGACCTTGTCACCCAGGGTGAAAGTGACCTCAAGGAGAGGATCAATGGTGCCAAGGTCGTGATGGTGCGGTCGACCGAGTTCGATGAGGCGGGGGAAGCAGGCAAGCTCGCCGTTGCTCACACTTCGTTTCCCATCATCGTTGAGCACCTGCGGCGCGCCGTTGCCAAGCTGTCGCTCGCCGGCGTCACCCGCTTCGTCATCTCCTCCGACCATGGGTTTCTGATCCTCAGCCGGGATGTAGGGCAGCATCGGATCATCCCGAAACCTGGCGGGAAGGGTGAGGTGCACCGTCGGGTCTTCATCGGTACAGGTGGAGCTGCGGGCGACGAACTAATCCGAGTGCCCCTTTCGGCGGTCGGCATTCCGGGAGACCTGGACCTACTTGTCCCGCGGGGCCTTGGGCTGATATCGGCAGGCGGCGCCCGTGGGTTCTTCCACGGGGGCATTTCACCCCAGGAGATGCTCGTGCCGGTGATTACCGTCGAGCTCGAAGCCGCGGCAGGCACCGAACCGCTCACGGTCGAGGTCGCTATCTCCGGGAAGGTCACCTCGCGTATCTTCACCGGCAAGCTGTTCCTGAAGTCGGGTCTCTTCTCCGTTGAGCCGATAGATGTCAGTGTGAATGCGGTGCGAATATCAGATGGGGCCGAGATCGCCAAGTTGGTGGCCGCCGGCGGTGCCGAGGTGGCTGAGGGTGTTGTGCGCCTCGCCCCAGACTCGGAGGCATTGGTGTCGTTCCAGGTCATTGCCGACCTCGACAAGGGGGATAAAGTCGAACTGCGGGTTATGGATGTGAAGACAGACCGGCGCATCGGCCGTTCCAAGCCCGCACCTGTGGCTGCTCCGGTATTGGTGGAGGCCGATCTTGACGCTTGA